The following proteins come from a genomic window of Microbacterium sp. SY138:
- a CDS encoding phosphodiesterase: MSAGTGSPYVFGRHEPASHVLIHVSDPHFLAGGARLGGRYDVEANFDRTLDAIRAVHPHPTAIVVTGDLADLGEPDAYRRLRAAVEPVAAELGAPVIWVAGNHDERPALREGLLDLAPTEEPVTGVWDLEGLRLVALDTSVPGWHHGDLDDGQLSWLAEVLAEPAPHGTLLAMHHPPLPSHLPLFDILELRHQDELAAVVRGSDVRGILAGHLHYSSHGTFAGVPVSVASATCYTMNVARPSAEVNGMDAAQAFQLVHVYPDTITHTVVPVTGADTGDYFSEAWLERMAKLDPEGRLEAFSRKPAR, translated from the coding sequence ATGTCCGCAGGAACCGGCAGTCCGTACGTCTTCGGCAGGCACGAGCCCGCGTCGCACGTGCTCATCCACGTCAGCGACCCGCATTTCCTCGCGGGGGGAGCGCGCCTGGGCGGACGCTACGACGTCGAGGCGAACTTCGACCGCACGCTCGACGCGATCCGCGCGGTGCATCCGCATCCGACGGCGATCGTCGTCACGGGTGACCTGGCCGACCTCGGCGAGCCCGACGCGTATCGCCGTCTGCGCGCTGCGGTCGAGCCGGTCGCGGCGGAACTCGGCGCCCCGGTGATCTGGGTGGCGGGAAACCACGACGAACGTCCGGCGCTGCGTGAGGGGCTGCTCGATCTGGCTCCGACCGAGGAGCCTGTGACCGGTGTCTGGGACCTCGAGGGTCTCCGACTCGTGGCGCTGGACACGAGTGTCCCGGGCTGGCATCACGGGGATCTCGATGACGGTCAGCTCTCCTGGCTCGCCGAGGTCCTCGCCGAGCCGGCCCCGCACGGCACCCTGCTCGCAATGCATCATCCGCCTCTTCCGAGCCACCTCCCGCTGTTCGACATCCTGGAGCTGCGACATCAGGACGAGCTCGCCGCCGTCGTCCGCGGCAGCGACGTCCGAGGCATCCTCGCCGGGCATCTGCACTACTCCTCGCACGGCACCTTCGCCGGCGTGCCGGTGAGCGTGGCATCGGCGACGTGCTACACCATGAACGTCGCCCGCCCGTCTGCCGAGGTCAACGGAATGGACGCCGCTCAGGCGTTCCAGCTCGTGCACGTGTACCCCGACACGATCACCCACACCGTGGTCCCGGTGACCGGTGCCGACACCGGCGACTACTTCTCCGAGGCCTGGCTGGAGCGCATGGCGAAGCTCGACCCGGAAGGGCGACTCGAAGCCTTCTCCCGCAAACCCGCACGCTGA
- a CDS encoding inorganic phosphate transporter: METAALIVVLVIALALFFDFTNGFHDTANAMATPIATGALKPKTAVLLAAVLNLVGAFLSTEVSKTISGGIIREDAIISAGADLFLSLIFAGLIGAITWNMLTWLLGLPSSSSHALFGGLIGATLVGAGIGGIDFGMVLSKIVLPALIAPVTAGLIAFAATKIAYSVTRRYDGKPDGRDGFRWGQIFTSSLVALAHGTNDAQKTMGVITLAMITIGWQSGAHHEPELWVIVACAFTIALGTYLGGWRIIRTLGKGLTDVKPAQGFAAESSTAATILASSALGFALSTTQVASGSVIGSGLGRRGSTVRWRTAGRIGVGWLLTLPAAGGVGALAALLVVWLGNWGVAIDAVIALVIILGLFMRSRRNAVTPANAMSDVAESGRAVELPDTPPPTRRQQRIEQAKAEARARAEAREQAKAQAKAQAKKDAEKKAEKKKAKKAEAKAGAGSSKAAASTTKPDADRNGESE; encoded by the coding sequence GTGGAAACCGCAGCCCTCATCGTCGTGCTTGTCATCGCGCTGGCACTCTTCTTCGACTTCACCAACGGCTTTCACGACACGGCGAATGCCATGGCGACGCCGATCGCCACCGGCGCGCTGAAGCCCAAGACCGCCGTCCTCCTCGCCGCAGTGCTGAACCTCGTCGGCGCCTTCCTGTCCACCGAGGTCTCCAAGACCATCTCGGGCGGCATCATCCGCGAGGATGCGATCATCTCCGCGGGAGCCGATCTGTTCCTCTCGTTGATCTTCGCCGGTCTCATCGGCGCGATCACCTGGAACATGCTCACATGGCTCCTGGGGCTGCCTTCGAGCTCGTCGCACGCGCTCTTCGGCGGACTCATCGGCGCCACTCTGGTCGGTGCGGGGATCGGGGGCATCGACTTCGGCATGGTGCTCTCGAAGATCGTGCTCCCCGCCCTGATCGCCCCTGTCACGGCAGGGCTGATCGCGTTCGCCGCGACGAAGATCGCCTACTCGGTCACCCGTCGCTACGACGGGAAGCCCGACGGCCGCGACGGCTTCCGATGGGGCCAGATCTTCACGTCGTCCCTCGTCGCGCTCGCCCATGGGACCAACGATGCGCAGAAGACGATGGGAGTGATCACCCTCGCGATGATCACGATCGGCTGGCAGTCCGGCGCCCATCACGAGCCCGAGCTGTGGGTCATCGTCGCGTGTGCCTTCACCATCGCCCTCGGCACCTACCTCGGCGGATGGCGCATCATCCGCACCCTCGGCAAGGGGCTGACCGACGTCAAGCCCGCCCAGGGCTTCGCTGCGGAGAGCTCGACCGCGGCCACCATCCTCGCCTCCAGCGCCCTCGGCTTCGCCCTCTCCACCACGCAGGTCGCGTCCGGTTCGGTGATCGGCTCCGGCCTCGGCCGCCGCGGGTCCACCGTGCGCTGGCGGACCGCCGGCCGCATCGGAGTCGGCTGGCTGCTGACGCTTCCCGCTGCCGGAGGCGTAGGCGCTCTCGCGGCGCTGCTGGTGGTCTGGCTGGGCAACTGGGGAGTGGCGATCGATGCCGTGATCGCCCTGGTGATCATCCTCGGCCTCTTCATGCGTTCGCGTCGCAATGCTGTCACCCCGGCGAACGCGATGAGTGACGTCGCCGAGTCCGGCAGGGCCGTCGAACTCCCCGATACGCCTCCGCCGACGCGCCGCCAGCAGCGCATCGAGCAGGCCAAGGCCGAGGCCAGGGCCCGTGCCGAGGCGCGCGAGCAGGCGAAGGCCCAGGCGAAGGCCCAGGCGAAGAAGGACGCCGAGAAGAAAGCCGAGAAGAAGAAGGCCAAGAAGGCGGAGGCCAAGGCCGGTGCCGGCTCGTCGAAGGCTGCGGCCTCGACGACGAAGCCCGACGCCGACCGGAACGGGGAGTCCGAATGA
- a CDS encoding S9 family peptidase: protein MTDAPAADRRSTLRTHHGDTFEDPYEWLRAKESAEVISHLEAENAHTDAETAHLADLRERLFQEIKGRVQETDLSVPTRRGDWWYYSRSEEGAQYGIHCRAAAAPDDWTPPRLEPGVAVPGEIVLLDGNVESEGHDFFSLGAFDTSDDATKLLWSTDFEGDELYTVHVRDLATGTTLDDEIPNTGGAFFTPDGTGVLYTTRDEAWRPDTLWLHRLGTPVSDDVRLFHEPDEKFWLGAGITRSRRYLVIAVGSSITSEEYLVDLTGELTAEPQLVWPRREGVEYSVEHAVVGGEDRLLVLHNDGALDFELVSVAAADPRGSRHVVVAHEQGRRLLGVDAFRDFATVEYRSEGLERVGLLDYETDVVDELAFDEPLYSAGVSGNPEWHSPFLRLGYTSFVTPGTVYDLDLATRELVLRKQVPVLGGYDPADYGQRREWATAADGVRVPISLVWKRSFGEPGGEARPVHLYGYGSYEHSIDPGFSVARLSELDRGVIFAVAHVRGGGEMGRQWYEDGKLLHKRNTFTDFVSCGEHLVETGVTAPTLMVAEGGSAGGLLMGAVTNLAPGLFAGILAGVPFVDALTTILDPSLPLTVIEWDEWGDPLHDPDVYAYMKSYSPYENVRDGVEYPRILAVTSLNDTRVLYVEPAKWVARLREAGAKDVLLKCEMVAGHGGVSGRYNSWKERAFELAWLLETLGLADA from the coding sequence GTGACTGACGCCCCTGCCGCCGACCGCCGCTCGACCCTCCGCACCCATCACGGTGACACCTTCGAGGATCCCTACGAATGGCTTCGTGCCAAGGAATCCGCCGAGGTCATCTCCCACCTCGAAGCGGAGAACGCCCACACAGACGCCGAGACGGCGCACCTCGCCGATCTGCGCGAGAGACTCTTCCAGGAGATCAAGGGCCGTGTCCAGGAGACGGACCTGTCCGTCCCCACTCGCCGAGGGGACTGGTGGTACTACAGCCGCAGCGAGGAGGGGGCCCAGTACGGCATCCACTGCCGCGCCGCTGCCGCCCCGGACGACTGGACTCCCCCGCGTCTCGAGCCAGGAGTCGCGGTTCCGGGAGAGATCGTGCTCCTCGACGGCAATGTCGAATCGGAAGGACACGACTTCTTCTCGCTCGGCGCTTTCGACACGTCTGACGACGCCACGAAGCTGCTCTGGTCCACCGATTTCGAGGGTGACGAGCTCTACACCGTGCACGTGCGCGACCTCGCCACGGGCACCACGCTCGACGACGAGATCCCGAACACGGGCGGCGCCTTCTTCACGCCCGACGGCACCGGGGTGCTCTACACGACCCGTGACGAGGCCTGGCGCCCCGACACCCTGTGGCTGCATCGCCTCGGCACGCCGGTGTCGGACGACGTGCGGCTCTTCCACGAGCCGGACGAGAAGTTCTGGCTCGGGGCAGGGATCACCCGCAGCCGCCGGTATCTGGTCATCGCGGTCGGCTCGAGCATCACGAGCGAGGAGTACCTCGTCGATCTGACCGGCGAGCTCACCGCTGAGCCGCAGCTGGTCTGGCCGCGTCGCGAAGGCGTCGAGTATTCCGTCGAGCACGCGGTCGTGGGCGGCGAGGACCGGTTGCTCGTGCTGCACAACGACGGAGCCCTCGACTTCGAGCTCGTGTCGGTCGCCGCCGCGGACCCCCGGGGATCGCGGCACGTGGTGGTGGCGCACGAACAGGGCAGACGCCTGCTGGGTGTGGACGCGTTCCGCGACTTCGCCACCGTGGAGTACCGCAGCGAAGGACTCGAACGCGTCGGCCTGCTCGACTACGAGACGGATGTCGTCGACGAGCTGGCCTTCGACGAGCCGCTCTACTCCGCCGGAGTGAGCGGGAACCCCGAATGGCACTCCCCGTTCCTGCGCCTGGGATACACGTCGTTCGTGACGCCGGGGACCGTGTACGACCTCGATCTCGCGACCCGCGAGCTCGTGCTGCGCAAGCAGGTGCCGGTGCTGGGTGGATACGACCCCGCCGACTACGGGCAGAGGCGTGAGTGGGCGACCGCTGCGGACGGCGTCCGCGTGCCGATCTCGCTCGTCTGGAAGCGCTCGTTCGGCGAACCCGGGGGCGAGGCACGGCCGGTGCACCTGTACGGGTACGGCTCGTACGAGCACTCGATCGATCCCGGCTTCTCGGTCGCGCGCCTCTCCGAGCTGGACAGGGGTGTGATCTTCGCGGTGGCGCACGTCCGCGGTGGAGGAGAGATGGGGCGACAGTGGTACGAGGACGGCAAGCTCCTCCACAAGCGCAACACCTTCACGGACTTCGTCTCCTGCGGCGAGCACCTGGTCGAGACCGGGGTCACGGCACCGACTCTCATGGTGGCCGAGGGCGGCAGCGCCGGGGGCCTGCTGATGGGGGCTGTGACGAACCTCGCGCCCGGGCTCTTCGCCGGCATCCTCGCCGGGGTGCCTTTCGTGGACGCCCTGACCACGATCCTCGACCCGTCGCTGCCGCTGACCGTGATCGAGTGGGACGAATGGGGCGACCCCCTCCACGACCCGGATGTCTACGCCTACATGAAGTCGTACAGCCCGTACGAGAATGTCCGAGACGGCGTCGAATACCCGCGGATCCTCGCCGTCACATCCCTGAACGACACCCGTGTGCTCTACGTGGAGCCCGCCAAGTGGGTCGCCCGTCTACGCGAAGCCGGGGCGAAGGACGTGCTCCTCAAGTGCGAGATGGTCGCCGGGCACGGCGGCGTGAGCGGGCGCTACAACTCTTGGAAGGAGCGGGCCTTCGAACTCGCCTGGCTCCTCGAGACGCTCGGCCTCGCCGACGCCTGA